Proteins from a single region of Cupriavidus sp. MP-37:
- a CDS encoding organic hydroperoxide resistance protein has protein sequence MTRIEKVLYTGKVHITAGGRDGEARSDDGRLNLQLSSPGSRGAGTNPEQLLAAGWSACFIGAIGLAAGKRQVKLPSDLSVDAEVDLGMAGDAYLLQARLNVSIPGIERELAQALVDTAHQTCPYSKALRGNIHVETRLV, from the coding sequence ATGACCCGTATCGAGAAAGTGCTGTACACCGGCAAGGTCCATATCACCGCGGGCGGCCGCGACGGCGAGGCGCGCAGCGACGATGGCCGCCTCAACCTGCAGCTGTCTTCGCCCGGCTCGCGCGGTGCCGGCACCAACCCCGAGCAATTGCTGGCGGCAGGCTGGTCGGCGTGCTTTATCGGCGCGATCGGGCTGGCGGCCGGCAAGCGGCAGGTCAAGCTGCCGTCGGACCTGTCGGTCGATGCCGAGGTCGACCTGGGCATGGCCGGCGACGCCTACCTGCTGCAGGCCCGGCTCAATGTCAGCATTCCCGGCATCGAGCGCGAGCTGGCGCAGGCGCTGGTCGATACCGCGCACCAGACCTGCCCGTACTCGAAGGCGCTGCGCGGCAATATCCACGTCGAGACCAGGCTGGTCTGA
- a CDS encoding hydroxyquinol 1,2-dioxygenase gives MTTQIARRFVFALALAAAAAGAQAASFSAAGARDPFTDGARSAVDARDPYSEGARSVQEPRSPYSDGARSVDPFSDGARSVDPYTDGARSVAGLDRSGVSADPARSVDPYLDGAYA, from the coding sequence ATGACTACCCAAATCGCCCGCCGCTTTGTCTTCGCCCTCGCCCTCGCTGCCGCCGCTGCCGGCGCCCAGGCCGCCAGCTTCTCCGCCGCAGGCGCACGCGACCCGTTCACCGATGGTGCCCGCAGCGCGGTGGACGCCCGCGACCCGTACAGCGAAGGCGCGCGCTCGGTCCAGGAGCCGCGCAGCCCGTACAGCGATGGCGCCCGCAGCGTCGATCCGTTCAGCGACGGCGCGCGCAGCGTCGACCCCTACACCGACGGCGCCCGTTCCGTGGCGGGGCTCGACCGCAGCGGCGTCTCGGCGGACCCGGCGCGCAGCGTCGATCCGTATCTCGACGGCGCCTACGCCTGA